A window of Streptomyces marispadix contains these coding sequences:
- a CDS encoding arsenate reductase ArsC: MPTPLASVLFVCVHNAGRSQMAAGFLARLAGEQIEVRSAGSLPAERVNPAAVEAMREVGIDISSSRPRVLTTDAVEASDYVVTMGCGDACPVFPGKTYRDWELDDPAGKGVESVRPIRDRIKEYVEALIAEIRGDGQEGGSPEGGSPNGR; encoded by the coding sequence ATGCCGACTCCCCTCGCATCCGTGCTGTTCGTCTGCGTGCACAACGCCGGGCGTTCCCAGATGGCAGCCGGATTCCTCGCCCGTCTCGCGGGTGAGCAGATCGAAGTACGGTCCGCGGGATCGCTGCCCGCCGAGCGAGTCAACCCCGCCGCCGTAGAGGCCATGAGGGAGGTGGGCATCGACATCTCCAGCAGCCGGCCCAGGGTGCTCACCACGGACGCCGTCGAGGCTTCCGACTACGTCGTGACCATGGGCTGCGGCGACGCCTGCCCCGTCTTCCCCGGAAAGACGTATCGGGACTGGGAGTTGGACGATCCCGCGGGCAAGGGCGTCGAATCCGTACGTCCCATCCGGGACCGGATCAAGGAGTACGTGGAAGCCCTGATCGCCGAGATCCGCGGGGACGGTCAGGAAGGCGGAAGTCCGGAGGGCGGCAGTCCGAACGGGCGCTGA
- a CDS encoding saccharopine dehydrogenase family protein, whose product MTDQPSTQDRDQPGTPHRRRDLDIAVYGATGFVGTLVAHHLARSAPEGTRVALAGRSEAKLSAVRATLGERARDWPLLVADAGDRAALEKIAESAHVVVTTVGPYAKYGRELVGACARSGTDYVDLCGEALFVRETIDAHHDTAASNHARIVHACGFDSIPSDINVHVLHEKVRADGNGELTDTTSVLTSVSGGVSGGTIDTVRQQIDLMKSDRDARRLAMDPYTLSPDRAAEPELGRQDDLFMARGSKAGIPLRGVLAPFPMAPFNTRVVRRSAALRDHAYGARFRYREAMRVGPPVLSPLIAAGTAGFMGALVTGLALRPTRPLMDKVLPDPGDGPDADTREKGHFTFDTFARTTSGVRYTARFKAQGDPGYNATAVMLGESALALVWDRDALPETDGGVLTPATALGAALVARLRAQGMMIAAKSY is encoded by the coding sequence ATGACGGATCAGCCCAGCACACAAGACCGGGATCAGCCCGGCACGCCCCACCGCCGGCGCGACCTCGACATCGCCGTCTACGGCGCGACCGGCTTCGTCGGCACCCTCGTCGCGCACCACCTCGCCCGGTCCGCCCCCGAGGGCACGCGCGTCGCCCTGGCAGGCCGCAGCGAGGCGAAGCTCTCGGCCGTACGCGCCACCCTGGGCGAACGCGCCCGCGACTGGCCGCTGTTGGTCGCCGACGCCGGTGACCGCGCGGCCCTGGAGAAGATCGCGGAGTCGGCACACGTGGTCGTCACCACCGTCGGGCCCTACGCCAAGTACGGGCGCGAACTGGTGGGCGCCTGCGCCCGTTCCGGCACCGACTACGTCGATCTGTGCGGGGAGGCGCTGTTCGTACGGGAGACCATCGACGCACACCACGACACCGCCGCGTCCAATCACGCCCGTATCGTCCACGCCTGCGGCTTCGACTCGATCCCGTCCGACATCAACGTCCACGTGCTGCACGAGAAGGTGCGCGCCGACGGCAACGGCGAGCTGACCGACACCACTTCGGTCCTCACCTCCGTCAGCGGCGGTGTCAGCGGCGGCACCATCGACACGGTGCGGCAGCAGATCGATCTGATGAAGTCCGACCGCGACGCCCGCCGCCTCGCCATGGACCCCTACACCCTCAGCCCCGACCGTGCCGCCGAGCCCGAACTCGGCCGCCAGGACGATCTGTTCATGGCCCGGGGCTCGAAGGCCGGGATTCCGCTGCGGGGCGTCCTCGCCCCCTTCCCCATGGCGCCCTTCAACACCCGTGTCGTACGGCGCAGCGCGGCGCTGCGCGACCACGCCTACGGGGCGCGCTTCCGCTACCGCGAGGCCATGCGCGTAGGGCCGCCCGTGCTCTCCCCGCTGATCGCGGCCGGGACCGCCGGGTTCATGGGCGCCCTCGTCACCGGGCTGGCCCTGCGTCCCACGCGGCCCCTGATGGACAAGGTGCTGCCCGACCCGGGCGACGGCCCGGACGCCGATACGCGAGAGAAGGGCCACTTCACCTTCGACACCTTCGCCCGAACCACATCCGGGGTCCGCTACACCGCACGCTTCAAGGCTCAGGGCGATCCCGGCTACAACGCCACCGCCGTCATGCTCGGCGAGTCCGCGCTCGCACTCGTATGGGACCGGGACGCACTGCCCGAGACGGACGGCGGCGTGCTCACCCCGGCCACGGCGCTCGGTGCCGCGCTCGTGGCCCGGCTGCGGGCGCAGGGCATGATGATCGCGGCGAAGTCCTACTGA
- a CDS encoding ArsR/SmtB family transcription factor, which yields MKSAQPLDRATAREYASWFKVLADATRIQIVSLLARRGQPMSVGAIVDAVQVGQSTVSAHLRQLADVGFVLAEQAGTASYYRINDECVTCFPSAADVVMGRPTPSAVSPQSSTVTSEE from the coding sequence ATGAAGTCAGCGCAGCCTCTCGACCGCGCCACCGCCCGGGAGTACGCCTCCTGGTTCAAGGTGCTGGCCGACGCCACCCGAATCCAGATCGTCTCGCTGCTGGCCCGCCGCGGGCAGCCGATGAGCGTCGGCGCGATCGTCGATGCCGTGCAGGTCGGACAGTCCACCGTCTCGGCGCATCTCAGGCAGCTCGCCGATGTCGGCTTCGTACTGGCCGAGCAGGCCGGGACGGCCAGCTACTACCGCATCAACGACGAGTGCGTGACCTGCTTCCCGTCCGCCGCCGACGTCGTCATGGGGCGACCCACACCATCGGCCGTATCCCCGCAGTCCTCCACAGTCACGAGCGAGGAGTGA
- the nhaA gene encoding Na+/H+ antiporter NhaA, producing MSAFARLSAALRSDALSGSLLIAAALVALIWANSPLSASYESLRSFHFGPAALHLDLSVQSWAADGLLAVFFFIVGNELKQELVHGELRDPRRAVLPIVAALGGVLIPALLFLAVNVRSGGDAIGGWGIPMATDIAFAVAVLAVAGRGLPGSLRTFLLTLATVDDLAAVIVIAVAYTSGLSLTALGLAAAGLAVFGYLQSGRGPAVRRVRAAVPGPLPYVLLAPAVWALMHASGIHATIAGVAMGLLMRTTVREGESVSPSHRAEELLRPVSAGLALPVFALVSAGIPLHGAGGFWTSTITWGVVAGLIGGKILGILGGAWLTARFTSAHLGPRLGWADIAAVGILGGIGFTVSLLIAELSYSGAPDLTHARGAVLLASAIASLLAVVVLRRRSAHHLGARPAG from the coding sequence ATGTCTGCCTTCGCGCGGCTCTCCGCCGCGCTGCGTTCCGACGCCCTCAGCGGTTCACTGCTGATCGCCGCCGCCCTCGTGGCGCTGATCTGGGCCAACTCGCCGCTGTCCGCCTCGTATGAGTCCCTGCGCTCGTTCCACTTCGGGCCGGCCGCCCTGCACCTGGATCTGAGCGTCCAGTCATGGGCGGCGGACGGCCTGCTGGCGGTGTTCTTCTTCATCGTCGGCAACGAGCTGAAGCAGGAACTCGTCCACGGAGAGCTGCGCGACCCCCGCCGTGCCGTGCTGCCGATCGTCGCCGCACTGGGCGGCGTGCTGATCCCGGCCCTCCTCTTCCTCGCGGTCAACGTCCGCTCCGGCGGGGACGCGATCGGCGGTTGGGGCATCCCGATGGCCACCGACATCGCCTTCGCGGTGGCCGTTCTCGCCGTGGCCGGGCGCGGCCTGCCCGGCTCGCTGCGTACGTTCCTGCTGACCCTGGCCACGGTGGACGATCTGGCCGCCGTCATAGTGATCGCCGTCGCCTACACCAGCGGACTGTCCCTCACCGCGCTCGGGCTCGCCGCCGCCGGTCTGGCCGTGTTCGGCTACTTGCAGAGCGGGCGCGGCCCCGCGGTGCGCCGCGTGCGGGCTGCCGTGCCGGGTCCGCTGCCGTATGTACTGCTCGCGCCCGCCGTGTGGGCGCTGATGCACGCATCCGGAATCCACGCGACGATCGCCGGTGTCGCGATGGGCCTGCTGATGCGTACGACCGTGCGCGAGGGCGAATCGGTCAGCCCGTCCCACCGCGCGGAGGAGCTGCTGCGGCCGGTGTCGGCGGGGCTGGCGCTGCCCGTCTTCGCGCTGGTGTCGGCCGGGATTCCGCTGCACGGGGCGGGCGGATTCTGGACGAGCACCATCACCTGGGGCGTCGTCGCCGGGCTGATCGGCGGCAAGATCCTAGGCATCCTCGGCGGCGCATGGCTGACCGCCCGCTTCACCAGCGCTCATCTCGGCCCGCGGCTCGGCTGGGCCGACATCGCCGCCGTCGGCATCCTCGGCGGCATCGGCTTCACCGTCTCCCTGCTCATCGCCGAACTCTCCTACTCCGGCGCCCCGGACCTCACCCACGCCAGGGGCGCAGTCCTGCTGGCCTCCGCGATCGCGTCGCTGCTGGCCGTGGTCGTACTGAGACGGCGCAGCGCTCACCACCTCGGCGCGCGACCCGCCGGGTAG
- a CDS encoding sugar phosphate isomerase/epimerase and 4-hydroxyphenylpyruvate domain-containing protein produces the protein MNPTPGPSPSVSASPGPSPARRSPVRKGVATVCLSGLLEDKLRAAASAGFHGVEIFENDLVVSAMPPEDVRSLCADLGLTVDLYQPFRDFEALPEELHAAALRRAERKFDLMERLGADTLLVCSTLSPYAVDDDALAAQQLRALAERACERGIRIAYEALAWGRFVNRWEHSWQIVRRADHPALGLCLDSFHVLSRDPAPTGIDTVDEGKLFFLQLADAPRLDMDVLQWSRHHRLFPGQGSFDLPGFLAQVLAAGYEGPLSLEVFNDVFRQTDPGPAALDAMRSLVALEEAVREYGRREQAEGQQREQGQPEQEGLGGQRPEERHEKGARQPNEPVRGGGWRLHPAAPPPAPALLGHAFVELAVDGVSAPEVTAALTALGFQRTGIHRSKPVELWQQGGSDVVLNREAGRVGREAGEVSGAEEHGETETGRAEVVALAVESLDPEQSARRAEALLATPLPRRRGPGEAELTAVAAPDGTQLFFCPGGGASGPDWRADFEPTGAGPGGEAGPGRGTESGSESRSRPGSESRSGPGSGPGDLGRTGDLGRIDHVALAQPNDQFTGSLTFYQSVLDLRERDFAEYAAPFGLVRSRTVGNESGELRIAMHGALLRRGRWAPSVPDPEHIAFATGDVFAAARRARERGLEILPVTGNYYDDLDARYAPAPRLLSDMRELNILYDRDEHGEFFHFCTGILGSRVFFEVVQRVGGYRGDGAVNAPVRMAAHRQARARGRAPANRPRRGAG, from the coding sequence ATGAATCCGACTCCGGGTCCGTCTCCGTCCGTATCCGCGTCTCCGGGCCCCTCGCCCGCCCGCCGGTCCCCGGTTCGCAAGGGCGTGGCGACGGTCTGCCTCTCCGGGCTGCTGGAGGACAAGCTGCGGGCGGCGGCCTCGGCGGGATTCCACGGTGTGGAGATCTTCGAGAACGATCTCGTCGTCTCGGCGATGCCACCCGAGGACGTCCGCTCCCTGTGCGCGGACCTCGGCCTGACCGTCGACCTCTACCAGCCGTTCCGCGACTTCGAGGCCCTGCCCGAGGAGCTGCACGCCGCCGCTCTGCGCCGTGCGGAGCGCAAGTTCGACCTCATGGAGCGCCTGGGCGCCGACACGTTGCTGGTCTGCTCGACGCTCTCCCCTTACGCCGTGGACGACGACGCCCTGGCCGCGCAGCAGTTGCGCGCACTCGCGGAACGGGCCTGCGAGCGCGGCATCCGCATCGCCTACGAAGCCCTCGCCTGGGGGCGTTTCGTCAACCGCTGGGAGCACTCCTGGCAGATCGTCCGCAGGGCGGACCACCCGGCGCTCGGGCTGTGCCTCGACAGTTTCCATGTGCTCTCCCGCGACCCCGCGCCCACGGGCATCGACACCGTCGACGAGGGCAAGCTCTTCTTCCTCCAACTCGCCGACGCGCCGCGCCTCGACATGGACGTATTGCAGTGGAGCAGGCACCACAGGCTCTTCCCCGGCCAGGGGTCTTTCGATCTGCCGGGCTTCCTCGCGCAGGTGCTGGCCGCCGGTTACGAAGGGCCGCTGTCGCTGGAGGTGTTCAACGACGTCTTCCGGCAGACCGATCCCGGCCCCGCGGCGCTCGACGCGATGCGGTCGCTGGTCGCGCTCGAGGAGGCGGTGCGCGAGTACGGGCGCCGGGAGCAGGCGGAGGGGCAGCAGAGGGAGCAAGGGCAGCCGGAGCAAGAGGGCCTTGGCGGGCAGCGGCCCGAGGAACGTCACGAGAAGGGCGCACGCCAGCCGAACGAGCCGGTCAGGGGCGGAGGCTGGCGGCTCCACCCGGCCGCGCCACCGCCCGCTCCCGCGCTTCTCGGCCATGCCTTCGTCGAACTCGCCGTGGACGGCGTATCGGCACCGGAGGTCACCGCCGCGCTGACGGCACTCGGCTTCCAGCGCACGGGAATCCACCGCTCCAAGCCCGTCGAGCTGTGGCAGCAGGGCGGCAGCGACGTCGTACTGAACCGGGAGGCAGGTCGGGTCGGTCGGGAAGCCGGTGAGGTCAGTGGGGCAGAGGAGCACGGGGAGACCGAGACCGGCAGGGCCGAGGTCGTGGCACTCGCGGTCGAGAGCCTCGATCCCGAGCAGTCCGCACGACGTGCCGAAGCGCTTCTCGCAACGCCCCTGCCACGCAGGCGTGGTCCCGGAGAGGCCGAACTCACCGCCGTGGCCGCCCCCGACGGGACCCAGCTCTTCTTCTGCCCGGGCGGCGGGGCGAGCGGCCCGGACTGGCGCGCGGACTTCGAGCCGACGGGAGCGGGGCCAGGCGGCGAAGCCGGTCCCGGCCGGGGAACCGAGTCCGGCTCCGAATCCCGCTCCCGACCCGGCTCCGAATCCCGCTCCGGACCCGGCTCAGGGCCCGGCGATCTCGGCCGCACCGGCGATCTCGGCCGTATCGATCATGTGGCGCTGGCCCAGCCCAACGACCAGTTCACGGGTTCGCTGACCTTCTACCAGTCCGTACTCGACCTGCGTGAACGGGACTTCGCCGAGTACGCGGCGCCCTTCGGCCTGGTGCGCAGCCGCACCGTCGGCAACGAGTCCGGCGAGCTGCGGATCGCCATGCACGGCGCGCTGCTGCGCCGCGGACGCTGGGCGCCGTCGGTGCCGGACCCCGAGCACATCGCGTTCGCCACGGGCGACGTCTTCGCCGCCGCGCGCCGGGCACGCGAACGCGGCCTGGAGATCCTGCCCGTCACCGGCAACTACTACGACGATCTCGACGCCCGCTACGCCCCCGCTCCCCGGCTGCTGAGCGACATGCGCGAGCTGAACATCCTCTACGACCGCGACGAGCACGGCGAGTTCTTCCACTTCTGCACCGGCATCCTCGGCTCGCGCGTCTTCTTCGAGGTGGTCCAGCGGGTGGGCGGCTACCGCGGCGACGGTGCGGTCAACGCACCCGTACGGATGGCGGCCCACCGCCAGGCACGGGCACGTGGCCGGGCGCCCGCGAACCGGCCGCGGCGCGGGGCCGGTTGA
- a CDS encoding IclR family transcriptional regulator domain-containing protein, translating to MSEPTTGNGGDGTQREGSEHIGRAARSSQKGENGPNGQGSSTGRQGHGREEYGPHFVQSVARAMSVMRSFTAERRAQTLTEVARATGLDRATARRLLLTLADLGYVASDGRTFELTPRTLELGYAYLSSMSLPEIAQPHLQSLARELNETAALAVLDGDEIVYVSLVQSTRLMAVTISVGTRFDAYTTSMGRVLLAGLDDTELDERFGRLRLERKTDHTISSPRTLREEIDKVRRQGWALVDSELEEGLRGAAAPVRDRAGRVVAAANVSVHAGRTTPELVERDYVPMILRTVRLIEADLVGTVAR from the coding sequence TTGTCGGAACCGACGACGGGCAATGGCGGCGACGGCACACAGCGGGAAGGGAGCGAGCACATCGGCCGGGCCGCCCGGAGCAGCCAGAAGGGCGAGAACGGCCCGAACGGCCAGGGGAGCAGCACCGGCAGGCAGGGCCACGGCCGCGAGGAGTACGGGCCGCACTTCGTGCAGTCCGTGGCGCGTGCGATGTCCGTGATGCGTTCCTTCACGGCGGAACGGCGTGCGCAGACCCTCACCGAGGTCGCTCGGGCGACGGGCCTCGACCGCGCGACGGCCCGGCGGCTGCTGCTCACCCTCGCCGACCTCGGCTACGTCGCAAGCGACGGCCGTACCTTCGAACTCACACCGCGCACCCTCGAACTCGGCTACGCCTACCTCTCCAGCATGTCGCTGCCCGAGATCGCACAGCCCCATCTCCAGTCGCTGGCCCGCGAGTTGAACGAGACGGCGGCACTGGCCGTGCTGGACGGCGACGAGATCGTCTACGTCTCGCTGGTCCAGAGCACCCGGCTGATGGCGGTGACGATCAGCGTGGGCACCCGCTTCGACGCCTATACGACGTCGATGGGCCGGGTGCTGCTCGCCGGGCTGGACGACACCGAACTGGACGAGCGCTTCGGCCGGTTGAGGCTGGAGAGGAAGACCGACCACACCATCAGCAGCCCGAGGACCCTGCGCGAGGAGATCGACAAGGTGCGCAGGCAGGGCTGGGCGCTGGTCGACTCCGAGCTGGAGGAGGGGCTGCGGGGCGCGGCGGCGCCGGTACGGGACCGCGCGGGCCGGGTCGTGGCCGCCGCGAACGTCTCCGTGCACGCCGGGCGCACGACTCCGGAGCTGGTCGAACGCGACTACGTCCCGATGATCCTGCGTACCGTCAGGCTGATCGAAGCGGACCTGGTCGGCACCGTCGCCCGCTGA
- a CDS encoding DUF4097 family beta strand repeat-containing protein — MMRRHIRLLGAVAAAGIGVGTLGACGLVPGETYEDSAKLSEKVEAVHLDGSVGAVRLRSKETVTEVSLHRSVEFDGDKPRKRTYGVEDGVLVLRGCGDDCSVSYTVDLPPRVSVDGGTSSGGISLSGVGKVDVTSDSGAVDLDDVDGTVRVRTTNGRINGRGLKGEDVRAETSNGAIDLNLSTPQDVRARTSNGAVSVTAPDGRYRVSARTSNGDKAIGLRDEPSGDHTLDLATTNGSIKVKKAG; from the coding sequence ATGATGCGCAGGCACATCCGCCTACTCGGGGCGGTCGCGGCGGCGGGGATCGGCGTGGGCACGCTGGGGGCCTGCGGCCTGGTGCCCGGTGAGACCTACGAGGACAGCGCGAAGCTGTCGGAGAAGGTCGAGGCGGTGCATCTGGACGGCAGCGTCGGGGCGGTGCGGCTCCGCAGCAAGGAGACGGTGACCGAGGTGTCGCTGCACCGCAGCGTCGAGTTCGACGGTGACAAGCCGAGGAAGCGCACGTACGGCGTCGAGGACGGAGTACTCGTACTCCGCGGCTGCGGCGACGACTGCTCGGTCAGCTACACGGTCGATCTGCCGCCCAGGGTCTCCGTCGACGGCGGCACCTCCTCCGGCGGTATCAGCCTCTCCGGCGTGGGCAAGGTGGACGTCACCAGCGACTCGGGCGCGGTGGACCTCGACGACGTCGACGGCACCGTGCGCGTACGTACGACCAACGGGCGCATCAACGGGCGGGGCCTGAAGGGCGAGGACGTACGGGCCGAGACCTCCAACGGCGCGATCGACCTCAACCTCAGCACGCCGCAGGACGTGCGGGCGAGGACGTCGAACGGAGCGGTGTCCGTCACCGCGCCGGACGGCCGCTACCGGGTGTCCGCGAGGACGAGCAACGGCGACAAGGCCATCGGTCTGCGCGACGAGCCTTCCGGCGACCACACGCTCGACCTGGCCACCACCAACGGCTCGATCAAGGTCAAGAAGGCGGGCTGA
- a CDS encoding aminotransferase class V-fold PLP-dependent enzyme: MQTNTTHADEADGHDRLSRAQQEFAPEVVYLNTASLGLPPRRSLDALRAAENEWRRGTASPSAYDRPLAEARAAYAGLVGVDPSSVAVGSQVSAFVGLVAASLPEGSEVLTAAGEFTSVVFPFHAQTPRGVRVREVPLEALAEEVTSRTSLVAVAAVQSADGRVADLGALRTACEATGARVLLDTTQATGWLPVDASRYAYTVNGGYKWLLAPRGTCFFTVGAECMDGLTPHSAGWFAGEERWESLYGAPLRLAKDARRFDVSPVWHAWVGQAGSLELLAEVGTDVLHAHAVGLADRFRAAVGLPYGDSAIVSTAVRPDTARELERAGVVGSTRAGRLRLAFHLYNTESDADRAAEVVAGRLVREE; the protein is encoded by the coding sequence ATGCAGACGAACACGACGCACGCGGACGAAGCCGACGGCCACGACCGCCTGTCCCGCGCACAGCAGGAGTTCGCCCCCGAGGTCGTCTATCTCAATACCGCCTCGCTGGGCCTGCCGCCCCGCCGCTCCCTCGACGCCCTCCGTGCGGCGGAGAACGAGTGGCGCAGGGGCACCGCGAGCCCGTCCGCGTACGACCGGCCGCTGGCCGAGGCACGTGCGGCCTACGCCGGGCTCGTCGGCGTGGACCCGTCGTCCGTGGCCGTCGGCAGCCAGGTCAGCGCCTTCGTGGGGCTGGTCGCCGCGTCCCTGCCCGAGGGGAGCGAAGTGCTCACCGCCGCCGGGGAGTTCACGAGCGTCGTCTTCCCCTTCCACGCCCAGACGCCACGGGGAGTGCGGGTGCGGGAGGTGCCGCTGGAGGCCCTCGCCGAGGAGGTCACGTCCCGTACGTCGCTGGTGGCCGTCGCCGCAGTGCAGTCCGCCGACGGACGTGTCGCGGACCTCGGCGCGCTCCGTACGGCGTGCGAGGCGACCGGTGCACGCGTACTGCTGGACACCACCCAGGCGACCGGCTGGCTGCCCGTCGACGCGAGCCGTTACGCATACACCGTCAACGGCGGATACAAGTGGCTGCTGGCACCGCGGGGCACCTGCTTCTTCACCGTGGGCGCCGAGTGCATGGACGGGCTGACCCCGCACAGCGCGGGCTGGTTCGCGGGCGAGGAGCGCTGGGAGAGCCTCTACGGCGCACCGCTGCGGCTCGCGAAGGACGCCCGGCGCTTCGACGTCTCCCCGGTGTGGCACGCCTGGGTCGGCCAGGCGGGATCGCTGGAACTGCTCGCCGAGGTCGGCACCGACGTGCTCCACGCGCACGCGGTCGGCCTCGCCGACCGCTTCCGTGCCGCCGTCGGTCTGCCGTACGGCGACTCGGCGATCGTCAGCACGGCCGTACGGCCGGACACGGCACGGGAGTTGGAGCGCGCGGGCGTCGTCGGCAGCACACGTGCCGGTCGCCTGCGGCTCGCCTTCCACCTATACAACACGGAGTCGGACGCGGACCGCGCCGCCGAGGTGGTCGCGGGACGGCTGGTGCGGGAGGAGTGA
- a CDS encoding ArsR/SmtB family transcription factor: protein MSNRVKSGRKTLPLVEAAMEAEAGVRPCCPPLDERPLTAEEAERAAVMFKALGDPVRLRLFSQVASHAGGEACVCDISDVGVSQPTVSHHLKKLREAGLLTSERRGTWVYYRVAPSVMASMARSFSPSVSASA from the coding sequence ATGTCGAACAGGGTTAAGTCAGGCAGGAAGACGTTGCCGCTGGTCGAGGCGGCGATGGAGGCCGAAGCGGGCGTGCGGCCGTGCTGTCCGCCGCTGGACGAGCGCCCGTTGACGGCTGAGGAGGCGGAGCGGGCCGCTGTGATGTTCAAGGCGCTCGGCGACCCCGTACGGCTGCGGCTGTTCTCCCAAGTCGCCTCGCACGCCGGAGGTGAGGCGTGCGTATGCGACATCTCCGACGTCGGGGTCTCCCAGCCCACCGTCAGCCACCATCTGAAGAAGCTGCGCGAGGCCGGACTGCTGACCTCCGAGCGGCGCGGCACCTGGGTCTACTACCGCGTCGCGCCCAGCGTGATGGCCTCGATGGCGCGCAGTTTCTCTCCTTCGGTCTCCGCCTCCGCCTAG
- a CDS encoding GNAT family N-acetyltransferase: protein MRAQDADAVLALYQAGIEEGDATFETAAPDWESFDAAKLPLHRYVAVDDATGAVLGWIAAAPTSSRDVYAGVVEHSVYVRGDTRGRGIARALLDALIASTESAGVWTVQSGIFPENAASLALHRAAGFRVVGTRERVGRQHGTWRDVVLLERRSPVVA, encoded by the coding sequence ATGCGCGCACAGGACGCCGACGCGGTGCTGGCGCTCTATCAGGCCGGAATCGAGGAAGGCGACGCGACGTTCGAGACGGCCGCACCCGACTGGGAGTCGTTCGACGCGGCGAAGCTGCCCCTGCACCGCTATGTGGCCGTAGACGACGCGACGGGTGCGGTGCTCGGCTGGATCGCCGCAGCTCCCACCTCGTCGAGGGACGTGTACGCCGGGGTGGTCGAGCACTCCGTCTATGTACGCGGCGACACCAGAGGCCGGGGCATCGCCCGCGCCCTGCTGGACGCGCTGATCGCCTCGACGGAGAGCGCCGGGGTGTGGACCGTGCAGTCGGGGATCTTCCCCGAGAACGCCGCCAGCCTCGCCCTGCACCGGGCCGCCGGTTTCCGGGTCGTAGGCACCCGAGAACGCGTCGGCCGCCAGCACGGCACATGGCGGGACGTCGTACTCCTCGAACGCCGCAGCCCCGTCGTCGCCTGA
- a CDS encoding ArsR/SmtB family transcription factor: MLTSVDTDLIRVLADPLRLRIVTLLAHETLCTTHLVEETGARQTNLSNHLRVLRDAGVVDTEPCGRFTYYKLRPDVLTALAGSFAELAETARTTIETDRKRACQ, encoded by the coding sequence ATGCTGACGTCAGTCGACACTGATCTGATCCGGGTTCTGGCGGACCCGCTCAGACTCCGGATCGTGACTCTGCTCGCCCACGAGACGCTCTGCACTACGCATCTGGTCGAGGAGACCGGCGCCCGCCAGACCAATCTCTCCAACCATCTGAGGGTGCTGCGGGACGCGGGCGTCGTCGACACCGAACCGTGCGGCAGGTTCACGTACTACAAGCTGCGGCCCGACGTGCTCACAGCCCTTGCCGGCTCCTTCGCCGAGCTGGCCGAGACCGCCCGTACCACCATCGAGACCGACCGCAAGAGGGCCTGCCAGTGA